CGACGTCTCGGTGCAGGACGCGGGCGCGCAGGTCGCCGCGCAACTGCTGGGCGTGCGCGACGGCATGCGCGTGCTCGACGCGTGCGCGGCGCCCGGCGGCAAGAGCGGCCATCTGCTCGAACTCGCCGACATCGACCTGATCGCGCTCGAAAGCGACGCCACGCGCGCCGCGCGCATCGGCGAAAACTTCGCGCGTCTCGGCTTTGCGCAAGACGATCCCGCGCATCCGCAGCGGCGCGCGCGCATTGTCGTGGGCGACGCGGGCGAGCCCGCCGCGTGGCACGACGGCGAAGGCTTCGACCGCATTCTCGCCGACGTGCCGTGCTCGGCTTCCGGCATCGTGCGACGTCATCCCGACATCCGCTGGCTGCGCCGCGAAAGCGACATCGCCGCGCTCGCGAAGGAGCAGCGCCGTATTGTCGAGGCGCTGTGGCCGTTGCTCAAACCGGGCGGCGAACTGCTCTACGTGACCTGCTCGATCTTCCCCGAGGAAGGCGAGGCGCAGGCGCGCTGGTTTGAAAGCACCCACGCGGATGCGGTACGATTGGACGCGCCGGGGCAACTGCTGCCCACGGCCAGCGAGGCGCGGCAGCATGCCGATGCGCCGGCCGCAGTTCCGGATCGCACCGCAGACCACGACGGATTCTTCTACGCGCGCTTTCAGAAACGGTGACCTTCAAACGCTTCTTCCCGCTGCGGCTCGCGGCGCTGATCTGGCTGGTGCTGGCCGTCGTCGGCTTCACGGCCGTCGCGCCCGCGCGCGCCGACACGATCTCGGTGCAGCGCGCGTCGCTGCAAGCCGACGGCTCGGGCTGGAATCTCGACGCGCGCTTCGACTTCGACCTCAACAGCAGTCTGGAAGACGCGGTCAACAAGGGCATTCCGCTCTACTTCACCACCGACTTCGAACTCACGCGCCCGCGCTGGTACTGGTTCGACGAGCAGCCGGTGAGCGTGTCGCAAAGCATTCGCCTGTCGTTCCAGCCGCTCACGCGCGAATACCGCGTGTCGAGCGGCGGGCTGCAACTCGGCTTTCCCTCGCTGGCGGAAGCGCTCGCCGTCATCAAGCACGTCACGTCGTGGCACGTGATCGAGCGCAACGACGTGCACCCGGGCGAGACCTATACGGCTTCGGTGCGCATGCAGCTCGACGTCGCGCTGATGCCCAAGCCGTTCCAGATCGACGCGGTGAACAACCGCGACTGGAACCTCGCTTCCGACTGGAAGCGATTCAACTTCACGGTGACCGAACGTGCTAAATAAAGTGCGCCGCGCCACCAGCTTCAGCAGCGTCGTCGTCAAGCTGCTCGTGTCCACCGTTGCGTGCACCGCAACGCTGCTGCTCGTGCTGCTCGCGGCCGCGAGCGCGAACACCGAGTTCTTCGACCGCTATTACGGCTGGCTCTACGCGGCCAATATCGTCGTCGCGCTGATCTTCATGTCGGTGGTCACGGCGCTCGTGATCGTGATCGTCGTGCGCCTGAGGCGCGGCAAATTCGGCACGCGATTGCTGGCCAAGCTCGCGTTCTTCTTCGCGCTCGTGGGCGTGGTGCCGGGCGGCATCATCTACATCGTCTCGTATCAGTTCGTGTCGCGCTCGATCGAATCGTGGTTCGACGTGAACGTGGAAACGGCGCTCACGGCGGGCCTCAATCTCGGGCGCGGCATGCTCGACGCGTCGCTCTCCGACCTGCAGACCAAGGGCCGCCTGATGGCCGAGCAGATCGCGAACGGCGATTCGGCGGGCACGACGCTCACGCTGCTGCGCGCGCGCGACCAGTTCGGCGTGCAGGACGCGACCATCGTCGAACCGGTGCGCAGCATGTCGGGCGCGGCGCCGGACATGCACGTGGTCGCGCAGGCGTCGAGCAACTTCTCTTCGCTGATGCCGGCCGACCTGCCCACGCCGCTCATGATCGACCAGGCGCGCGGGCGCGGCTATGCGGCGATCGAAGGCGAGGTGGACGGCGACCCGCATCAGCTCGGCGCGAAGGGCGCGCTGCGCCTGCGCGTGGTCACGCGCATTCCCGATGCGAACACAACGGATCTGCAACCCGCCGAGCGCTTCCTGCAACTGGAGCAGCCCGTGCCCGCCGCGCTCGCGCGCAACGCCGACGCCGTGCAGCGCGCGTATCGCGAGTATCAGGAAAAGGCGCTCGGGCGCACGGGTTTGCGCAAGATGTATATCGGCACGCTCACGCTCGCGCTGTTCCTCGCGACCTTCGTGGCGATGATGCTCGCGCTCGCGCTCGGCAACCAGCTCGCGCGGCCGCTGTTCCTGCTCGCGCAGGGCACCAAGGAAGTGACCGAGGG
The Paraburkholderia acidisoli genome window above contains:
- a CDS encoding DUF4390 domain-containing protein encodes the protein MTFKRFFPLRLAALIWLVLAVVGFTAVAPARADTISVQRASLQADGSGWNLDARFDFDLNSSLEDAVNKGIPLYFTTDFELTRPRWYWFDEQPVSVSQSIRLSFQPLTREYRVSSGGLQLGFPSLAEALAVIKHVTSWHVIERNDVHPGETYTASVRMQLDVALMPKPFQIDAVNNRDWNLASDWKRFNFTVTERAK